The following proteins are encoded in a genomic region of Amycolatopsis sulphurea:
- a CDS encoding RNB domain-containing ribonuclease, which translates to MIRTHASGGDFGRLRAEFALPESFGPDVLAEAEAAVLDPLAAAGEREDATGLPFVTIDPPGSKDLDQAMLLERTVHGFRVHYAIADLAVFVPPGGALDREARRRGQTLYLPDGNVPLHPPVLSEGAASLLPGEVRPAVLWTIDVGEDGALAGTRVRRALVRSTEQFDYEGVQATLDAGCPHPSVAALPELGRLRREWAVRRGALELQLPEQEITGDVDGGWVLARRPRTAVDAWNAELSLLTGMAAARIMIEAGVGVLRTLPPAEPDSVEWLRRSAAAGGLSWPPETTVSEFLSTLDPGQPASMALYADTTRLLRGAGYTVFDGVLPEVVAHAGIGGPYAHVTAPIRRLVDRFATEVCLAVTAGREVPSWVREALAEVPAQMSASDGLAARVERACIDQVEAWVLAERVGQEFAAVVLRAEGTKAEILLEDPPVMAKCTGMRFPEGERITVRLTEVDVEHRKVSFERV; encoded by the coding sequence GTGATCCGGACCCACGCGTCGGGAGGGGACTTCGGTCGTCTCCGGGCGGAATTCGCGCTGCCGGAGTCCTTCGGGCCGGATGTGCTCGCCGAGGCCGAGGCGGCGGTGCTCGATCCGCTGGCCGCGGCGGGCGAACGTGAGGACGCCACCGGGCTGCCGTTCGTCACGATCGACCCGCCCGGGTCAAAGGACCTCGATCAGGCGATGCTGCTGGAACGCACGGTGCACGGCTTCCGGGTGCACTACGCGATCGCCGATCTCGCCGTGTTCGTCCCGCCGGGCGGCGCGCTCGATCGCGAGGCACGCCGTCGCGGCCAGACGCTCTACCTGCCGGACGGCAATGTCCCGCTGCATCCGCCGGTGCTCTCCGAGGGGGCGGCGAGCCTGCTGCCCGGCGAGGTGCGCCCGGCCGTGCTGTGGACGATCGACGTCGGCGAGGACGGCGCGCTCGCCGGCACGCGCGTCCGCCGGGCGCTGGTCCGCTCCACTGAGCAGTTCGACTACGAAGGGGTGCAGGCCACGCTCGACGCCGGGTGTCCGCATCCGTCCGTGGCCGCGCTGCCGGAGCTGGGCCGGTTGCGCCGGGAGTGGGCGGTCCGCCGGGGCGCGCTGGAACTGCAGTTGCCGGAGCAGGAAATCACCGGCGACGTGGACGGCGGCTGGGTGCTCGCCCGCCGGCCGCGCACCGCGGTGGACGCCTGGAACGCGGAACTCTCCCTGCTCACCGGGATGGCCGCGGCGCGGATCATGATCGAGGCCGGCGTCGGCGTGCTGCGCACGTTGCCGCCTGCCGAGCCGGATTCGGTGGAGTGGCTGCGCCGTTCCGCCGCGGCGGGCGGGCTGAGCTGGCCGCCGGAGACCACGGTCTCCGAGTTTCTGTCTACTTTGGATCCCGGGCAGCCGGCGTCGATGGCGCTGTACGCCGACACCACGCGGTTGCTGCGCGGCGCCGGTTACACCGTGTTCGACGGTGTGTTACCGGAAGTCGTTGCGCACGCCGGGATCGGCGGTCCGTATGCGCACGTCACAGCGCCGATCCGGCGGCTCGTCGATCGTTTCGCCACGGAGGTCTGTCTCGCGGTGACGGCGGGGCGCGAGGTGCCATCGTGGGTCCGCGAGGCGCTGGCCGAGGTGCCGGCGCAGATGTCCGCTTCGGACGGTCTGGCCGCGCGGGTGGAGCGGGCGTGCATCGACCAGGTCGAGGCGTGGGTGCTGGCCGAGCGCGTCGGGCAGGAGTTCGCGGCGGTGGTGCTGCGGGCCGAAGGGACGAAGGCGGAGATCCTGCTGGAGGATCCTCCGGTGATGGCCAAGTGCACTGGGATGCGGTTTCCGGAAGGGGAGCGCATCACGGTGCGGCTGACCGAAGTGGACGTCGAGCATCGAAAGGTGTCGTTCGAGCGGGTATGA
- a CDS encoding AAA family ATPase has protein sequence MKIAFVGKGGSGKTTLSSLFVSYLAGAGKPVLAIDADINQHLAVALGATEEQALAWPTLGEHMPMIKDYLRGDNPRIASADAMIKTTPPGRGSRLVRPFEDNPVFDACFRPLGGVRLGVTGRFDEDDLGVACYHSKVGAAELLLNHLVDGAGEYVVMDMTAGADAFASGLFTRFDVTFLVCEPTLRSVGVYRQYADHARDFGVRLVAVGNKVTDTDDVDFLTETLGDALLGWMTTSGHVRAAERGRTRPIGELEQPNLDTLASMLSTVDASARDWARYQRQGVEFHLRNAHAWGNDRTGGDLAAQVDPDFVLDPSVAAAS, from the coding sequence GTGAAGATCGCGTTCGTCGGCAAGGGCGGCAGCGGGAAGACCACCCTCTCGTCGTTGTTCGTGTCCTACCTGGCCGGCGCGGGCAAACCGGTGCTGGCCATCGACGCCGACATCAACCAGCACCTCGCGGTCGCGCTCGGGGCCACCGAGGAGCAGGCGCTGGCCTGGCCGACGCTGGGCGAGCACATGCCGATGATCAAGGACTACCTGCGGGGCGACAACCCACGCATCGCCTCCGCGGACGCGATGATCAAGACGACCCCGCCCGGCCGCGGTTCCCGGCTGGTGCGGCCGTTCGAGGACAACCCGGTGTTCGACGCCTGCTTCCGCCCGCTCGGCGGGGTGCGGCTGGGCGTGACCGGCCGGTTCGACGAGGACGATCTGGGCGTGGCCTGCTACCACTCGAAGGTCGGTGCTGCGGAACTGTTGCTGAACCACCTGGTCGACGGCGCGGGCGAGTACGTGGTGATGGACATGACCGCGGGTGCGGACGCGTTCGCCTCCGGCCTGTTCACCCGTTTCGACGTGACTTTCCTGGTCTGCGAGCCCACCCTGCGCAGCGTCGGCGTGTACCGCCAGTACGCCGACCACGCCCGCGACTTCGGCGTCCGCCTGGTGGCCGTCGGCAACAAGGTGACCGACACCGACGACGTCGACTTCCTGACCGAAACCCTCGGCGACGCCCTGCTCGGCTGGATGACCACCTCCGGCCACGTCCGCGCCGCCGAACGCGGCCGCACCCGCCCGATCGGCGAGCTGGAGCAGCCGAACCTGGACACCCTGGCCAGCATGCTGTCCACTGTGGACGCTTCCGCACGGGACTGGGCCCGATACCAGCGCCAGGGCGTGGAATTCCATCTCCGCAACGCCCACGCCTGGGGCAACGACCGCACCGGCGGCGACCTCGCGGCTCAGGTGGACCCGGACTTCGTCCTGGACCCGTCGGTGGCGGCGGCTTCCTGA
- a CDS encoding C40 family peptidase, with product MRLAILIGVLVAAVFAAVLTATAVTKVVTDQQQAAAGGIANTSCDAAIGPTQPGQPEQGSAQAAKLDDEQRGTVALIISVGKQRSLAPRAWQVAIQAGMTESGLHNLTYGDRDSLGIFQMRPSMNWGSVAQVTDPNYAVNKFFDVLLAVPDWENRRPGDAAQAVERSGFPDRYHRWEAMAASLVESLGQVADAVGCGQGTGAALPPSQAAAQAIKFALGEQGKPYVWGATGPNSYDCSGLMLRAYESAGVTLPRVSRDQYKAGAMLPVREAQPGDLVFLANDPADPATIHHVAMYLGDGKIVEAQTTGVPVHIRPFSFDEAEVVPQAVRPGV from the coding sequence GTGCGGCTCGCCATCCTGATCGGGGTGCTGGTCGCCGCGGTGTTCGCCGCGGTGCTCACCGCCACCGCGGTGACCAAGGTGGTGACCGACCAGCAGCAGGCCGCGGCGGGCGGGATCGCGAACACTTCCTGCGACGCGGCGATCGGCCCGACCCAGCCGGGCCAGCCGGAACAGGGCAGCGCGCAGGCGGCCAAGCTGGACGACGAGCAGCGCGGTACGGTCGCACTGATCATCTCGGTCGGCAAGCAGCGCAGCCTGGCCCCGCGGGCCTGGCAGGTGGCGATCCAGGCCGGGATGACCGAATCCGGCCTGCACAACCTGACCTACGGCGACCGCGACTCGCTGGGCATCTTCCAGATGCGCCCGTCCATGAACTGGGGCAGCGTCGCCCAGGTCACCGACCCGAACTACGCGGTCAACAAGTTCTTCGACGTGCTGCTCGCCGTGCCGGACTGGGAGAACCGGCGACCGGGCGACGCGGCGCAGGCGGTCGAGCGCTCCGGGTTCCCGGATCGCTATCACCGGTGGGAGGCGATGGCGGCCTCGCTGGTGGAGAGCCTCGGCCAGGTGGCCGACGCGGTCGGCTGCGGGCAGGGCACCGGCGCCGCGCTACCGCCGAGCCAGGCCGCCGCGCAGGCGATCAAGTTCGCGCTCGGCGAGCAGGGCAAGCCCTACGTTTGGGGCGCGACCGGCCCGAATTCCTACGACTGCTCGGGCCTGATGCTGCGGGCCTACGAGTCGGCGGGCGTGACCCTGCCGCGCGTGTCCCGGGACCAGTACAAGGCGGGCGCCATGCTGCCGGTCCGCGAGGCGCAGCCCGGTGACCTGGTCTTTCTGGCCAACGACCCGGCCGACCCGGCGACCATCCACCACGTCGCGATGTACCTCGGCGACGGCAAGATCGTCGAGGCGCAGACGACCGGCGTGCCAGTGCACATCCGGCCGTTCTCCTTCGACGAGGCCGAAGTCGTCCCGCAGGCGGTGCGTCCCGGCGTTTAG